In the Primulina tabacum isolate GXHZ01 chromosome 7, ASM2559414v2, whole genome shotgun sequence genome, AGTAAATGAGAGATGGCACAGACAGATAGAAGTGGagtataaattataataaactttcaaaCGCTGCAACCCCaatcttttattaaaaaaaattcatttagtTAAAGAGAACTCTTGTAGTCCTATGTTTCCGGACAAGTAATGATCAAAACTTCATTTTTCTGCTAAAATTTTGTGCACAAGACAAGTATGTAATATAGTTACAATTTCCCAGCTATACAAAGCAAGTGGAGAGTTGTACGTATTGGATTTGCAACAGTTAAAGGGACCTCCATTTCTGTTCCTTGAAGTTTGTGCTGCTTTTAGAGCTTTGGTGATGTAGCTTATTACAATTATATGGATGTACCAGCCTCTGCCTGTGGAATATACATAATTTTGCCATTTCGATCTTTTTAGTGATATATGTGTATGTGTTGGAACTTATACTTTAAATTGTGACTTGTAATTTTAAGTAACCTATTGAAAGAAGTAAAAATTTTGAATGTTAGGATGCCAAATGCTGCAAGTATCTGTTTGTATTGCAGAACGTCACAGCTATCAGTTTGATATAGAGTTGTCACTCAAGATAGCACTAAATTTCTCTTCCTGATTAGGATGCAAACAAACCTAATTGCTAATTCCTTCTATTCATTTTAGAATATCTCAAAATCCACAATGCTGAAAAACATTGTCTTGTAATTGCTAATTACTCATAAGTAGTGCTTGAGTTAAACTCGAGCTTTAATTTATCAGGCTCGTGTGCTCCTCAAACAATCGAGCCCAGGCAATGAATATTATTAGTATTATCATTGTGTGAATctgatttaaattaatatttttgtcgTTTGTCCACAATTACATATGCAGTAAAGGGCATTTTCGTGAATTTGTAGAcaagctcgagctcgactcaTGCTCAATTAAACCGAGTTCAAAAATCTCAACATGCTCCACCTCGATTTGGCACCATGTGCAGATTCCCGACTGTTATTACCTATTGTTTTCTCGGTGAAGTCACCTGCATATGACCAGTACAAGTACCAGAACCAAAAGTATAAATGACAAAGGTGAAAAGAAAAAACATCCGGGCAGGTTGGTCATTTTTACACTGATAAAACAGAGATTAATGGACTATCAGAAGAGTTGAGAAAAGTTACCAGAAGGAAGAAAAGACTTTCAACATTTCCAAATTACATACACATAATTAAATGCTCTACAGCATCAGCTTCTAACTATACAAATGTTTCCGCGAAAAAGGAGAAAAAATTAGGGAACTAGAAATGTAGCAATATCATTTTCCCACTTGCCGTATCTTGAGCTAAAACTACCACCTCCCCTTTGCTCAGCAAACTCCTGAAACACTTCGCGAGCAGAAGTATCCCAAGTTTTAAGCATTTCTTTAAGTGGTATAGGCTGCGAGCATTTTCTAAGTGACAAACTGAAAATGGATTTTGCCTTCAACCAGAGATCTTTCCCTTCTTCATCTCCACTGTGAGATAAAGCACACATGTCAGACACATTTTTATGTCAGGCTGCGATAAAACCTTCATTTTTTATTGTGTTAGATATATCCTCTAGTCAATTTGTTTTGAACTCGCAAATCCATACTCATTTACGCCGTTATTTGAAAACAGGGAGGGTCATTAACACGTTATGGGACTGTCATTAGCAAGCAAATGAATCCCAACAAGATAAAGCTTTTACTAAACAACGCATGTAACAGAAAAACTTAGTCACAAAAATAATGTATAATAATTGGTTTCTCACCTAAAATCAAGAGGCAATGCTTCCGACACGACGGGAGAAGATTATCAGGTGTCACAATCAGTTCCAGAAGCAGAGTGGGAAACTGTAAGCATGgaataatattgtttaacttaTTCACTGGAAATTCCAGAAAGCAAAGGAAGAAAAAGATCCAAAACGCGTTACCATCTTTTCTGATTTCATTAAGCATATGGTTAATTTCCTTGATCTCTTGTAAGATGAGATTACTAGGCTGTGATTATACATTACAAAATTTTAGATATTGGAGTACAAgattataattttttcaaaattctgcacgccaagaaaatttattttgatatgGGAGGTGAAAAATTAAAAGGATACCTCTTTTTTCAAAAACTCGAGTAAAtgcaatcaaattttttttaaaaaaaaatctcaaatacccaacaaaatTTGATAGTGTTAGTTTTAATatcttttaaaagttttttgtTTGTACGCAAAAAATCTTGTAAGACAGTCTTACATATCACTTTTATGATGCGAGTTTCCAATATgatcaaattcatgaaaaattatattttaatgccaaaaatattacttatagATCAGATCGACCTGTCTCATTAATATAAGCTCGTGATCTCATAAAAGACTTACTCTTACTTTTAAtcattatatatgtataattagGACAAGGAATATGGATGCCATATAAATGATTTTGATGATCTCCATAGATAGTTTAAGTTATGgtgtattaaaatttattataagaaatatataatataattttgcgGAGAATGAGAAGTAAAAGTTCATGTTTATAGATAACAAAACAGAGCTGCTGATTTCTTTATATCTAAAGCATCGAAATACGTCAGATGATACAGAATTACCAGAACCCCTCCACCAGGCTTACACGACATCATGGAAGATATAATAAGATGAGAATTGACACTTGCAGAAGAATAACAATAACTTAGTTGGTCAGTTGCGAGTGTCCAACACCcatgaattaaaaatatataataaaattaattaagcatttattaaaatatatgtcagacaaaatttgaatgtttttttttccctttataATTAGGATTCgcttaattatatataatatggaCCCATATGATCGACGAATTGCATTTCGattaaaaatgttcaaaattTATTCGTCCCTACTACAAAATGGAAATCTTGAGTGGTTGAAAGAAAAAGAACATTGGGAAACATGGAGGAACCACTAAAAAAAAGAACATTGGGAAACATGGAGGAAGCATATTTATTGCTGTTTGCACCTAAACATATCTCATAACATATCCGTCAATTGACTTgtaactcatctcaaatttagaGAAAAATATAAGGTTCGAGACCCaacaatacaaaaataaaataaaaaatatcctCCCCAactcaaaataaaaaagaacACAACTTGTCCGCATCACCAGTAATTTATCATTCTGAAAAACTAGTTCGAATTCTTCAAAATCACCACCTACAGTTCATTTTTTACAAATCAAATTTACGCgaataaaacataatatcaCAGCTAGTAAATTCTCTCTGCCGTAGATACTGGACGTAAGAAAACAACGATAACTGTAATGTTATCTTTGCTGCCTCGTGCTGCAGCTTCAGTCGCCAATCTCTTCGCGCACATTCCAGCCTCTTTCACCGTGTCTCTGATGATGCTAACGACGTCTGTGTTTCTCATGACATCCCACAGCCCATCACTGGCCATCACCTGCAAAATTAATTACACATATTATAATcaatagaaaagaaaaaagatgtAAATATTTATTTAGGAGTGAttgggaaaaaatatatattatttggatATACACCATGAATTAAAAACCATTTTTCCTAAAAGTTTGATTTCACAAAAGTGGTCCGATAACAGCTTTTAATATGCCTCAGAAGTATGCATAAGACCAGAACACATTACACACACCAGAAATTAATTAATAGTTCCCATTACTTGGATTCTAGGCAACAATTATCTAGACTCTAGAGTTTAGGCAACAAATTATGTACACCCAAATATCTATTGCAAATGGCTTCCCAAATAAATATGACTTACTACATATTCATCTTCTGCCGATAGTAAAGTTTCATCAACCTCAGGTTCTGCAGTTACATAAGGCTTTAGATCATCATCGCCAATGGATCGTGTCACCTGATAAAAGAACATAATGACAAAAGACAAAGCAATATCGGATACAGAAATCACAAAACATTATAGAGACAAAATGCACATATTTATATCTTGTCCTTCATCAAAAAAAATTGTTAACACTAATTTTACTTAAGTGAATTACCTGGAGAGCGGCAGGACCAACCCTCCATGTATCAAGCTGCCATTTAACCTCTCCACCAGCACTAATGACTCGCTCTCTCTCTTCAAGACAACTAGCAACATGGTCCTACTATATTGAAGCCgtccaattaaaaaaaaaaaaaagcacacACCTTGCAGAGGTGGACCGAGGAATTCTAGGGAAAGAGGGAAAAATGGGATTGAGGTAAACTCAAAGGAAATCAGGAGGACTTATATAATTACATAAATTCCAGCTCACCCTGGTTAAAGCATAGGGATTCCCTGTACGACATAAAATCACTCTGCAATCGCCGGCATTAGCAACAAATAGCTTGTTTTTCACTATAAGAGCAGTGACTGCAGTACAACCAGGGTGGAAGTCCTTTTGAATAACTCCAGTTAATTTACGCTGAGAGTTTATCTCATTCCTGAAGACAATATCGGTCCTAACAAAAGCTTCTACTAGTGCTTTAGAAGGACTGCACACAAGCCAGATACATAAAGATAAGTAACTCTACAACACTCAAAATTAGATTATAAAGAGAAGGGTTTTACCTGCACGCTGAAATCTGAGTCCTCAAAAATTCAGGTAGAGCCCCAGCTGAAAACTCAGCAGCAGCTGCACCTGCACATAATACAGGAGCTTGTATTTGTTTCTTGATGCCATTTGCACAAGTCAATTGCAAAATATTCAAAAGGTCAAACAGCTATAATAGCTGAACCTAAAACAAAATACTGAGTGACCAGGCAATTGAGAAATCTTGCCATGAGAAAACATTCGTTCCTCTTCCCCCAATTTTCAACCAGAAAGGCAGCTTTTGTCTCTGAAAGAGATATTTTCTAACCTTATTTTCTTAATCTATTTACCCTTTCTCCCCAAATGAACAGGAAAACAGTAACTCGAGAGTTAATAATCCCTAGAGTTTGCATTGATGTCATTAGAAAGTGGATTTACATATACCTCGATGACCATCAAAAATCCCAAAAAAATGGACATCCTTTTCATTACAGAAATTGGGTATTAAAAAATGTGAATCCTCCATGGTTTCTCTTCTTCCACAAGTTGAGAAGGAACCCCAAGAGAGAACTGGGTGGTACACCAAAGAATTGTTTGAAGAGTGAAACCACGTGCCCCGAACATTATGAGAAGTAAGCAAATCACTTGGTGAAAACCCTTTGCCATGGGCAAACCAGTTAATTGGTTCTTGATAACTTTGCATGGTTGTTTCATGGGTATGCCCACAAGATATACGAGAGTTGACAAAGGCGTCATCTTTATTCACTCCTTTTTCGCGTTCAAACATTACATCAAGTTCTGAAACAATCTCATTGAAAGATGGCCTCTTTTGAGGGTCTGCATCCCAACATCTCTGTATCAAAGAGATGAACTTGGTTGAAGCACCGGACTCAGGGGTAGCTAGAACCGGTCGCAAGCCTTCAGAAACCACAGCAGCTGTAAGTTGCTGCCCGGTGTAGTTCATTTCCAAGACTGTATGCGCCTGCCACCAGCATGTTAAATGTAATAAGCCCAGAAGATCAATAATGACCCACCAATATAAACAACAAttaaaaaggaaataaaatacaaCGTGGCTGTTTAACACGAACTCAGTATGTTTGAGTATTATTTATCTTGAACTGCGTTTTGAGATTACCGAATTATATGATTCTGTTCTGTAATTAAGAAGTTCCATGACCAATACTAAGAGAGAGGCTGCTCAAAAGAAGACTGGAAGAAGTGTGCGAGGGCAAAACTCATGGGAATACAAGATGCAAGGATTCCTAACAAACTAGAAGTTGATAGTAGTCGATTTTGCAGTAAATACAAGGTAAAAAGTGCAAAATGTCACCATCACTGTACAAGCATCATTGATTTTCAAAACGATGTTTTCTCCTTCGCAACAGCGCAGGCAATAGAACCTGGCATAATttgcaaagaaaaaatatttgatgCCAACTTATCCTTTCTATACAAATTAGCTGACGCTCTTTTTCTTCAAACGAGTATGCgtaaacaaaggaaaaggaaaaggtaaatttttactttatttCTCCACCTTCCACCACATTAATTTCCCTTTTTCTCCAGTATTCTTGGTACAAAAAAGCAAAAAAATAAGTGATAACCTGTGCCTCTGCTCGAAGATCGGTATATGGGATTACACCAGTAAGAAGCTCACTGCAACATATAGAGGTTCAAGTATCACAGAATTTGGGGACAAATAAAGAGGTAAAATTACATTTCAGTAATAAATTAAAAGAAGTAAAATTGTTCTCCAATTACGCAGGCCTATCGTATAGTTATTTTTATCGTTTTCTTCATGCTCAAAATTCATCATTCCTTAAACATGGTGCAGCTACAATAAGCAGAACCCAATCATAAAGTCTTGATATTGAGGGGCCGCTAGTCAAGGCTCTTAGAGGTCTCTTGTTGTACCCATTAGGCAACTGCAATAGATAAATTCACCCTAATCGCAGAACTTcaataaatttcatttttaaagCCAAACCCGTAATTTCCACTTCATAACATTTCAACTCCACCCAACTAGACATCTACTTCTCAAGCAAATAACTAAAATAGATACAGCAAAAGGTGAGATCAATTTCTTCGAAGCATCAGCAGCACAAAATGCAAGGCTATATACCCAATCCCAAGCATCAGTAACACCTTGAATTGGCCAACAGCTCTTATAACTCAAGCTCTAagtgaattttttatttttattttttggaatCAGCTCACGTgaattttaataataagaaaatgcCACAGATTAGACCTCAAACAAATTGTTGAAGCAATTTTGCTTCTCATGATTGCTAAACAACtattatcaaaaaaaaataatatgctCCAGAGAATCATTTCAAGGAATTAGACGAGCATAAGAACAACATTCAATTTTCGTCAATCAAAGACATAACAAATCATTGGGAAGTTCTTACTTAATTGTGATTCCAAAACTATAAACATCAGATTTTTCGGTGTGTATCTCTTTTCTCAGCACTTCAGGTGCCATGTAAATAAGAGTACCGACCATATTTCTTTTGTGGAAGCCACCTGTTGGCTTGCCAGATTTCCAGTCTGCTGCGGAAACTTGTTTAAGATTATTCTTGTGCTCAGCTAAACCAAAGTCTGCTAAATGCGGATGAAAATTCTCGTCAAGCTGCACAGAACACTGCATAAATCATCATCTCATTCAAGATAAGTGCAACAGATGCCACATGCAagtaaaaatattaaagttcaCAAAAAATTCAAATGTGTAGTTAGTGTTATAAGTTTGGATGCATCAAAAGATCGTCGAAGACGTTACAAGAATATTTGCTGGTTTCACATCCCTATGCACAATCCCAAGGTTATGAAGATATTGTAGAGCTTTTGCTGCAAACAGAAAACAAAGAATCTGCCATCTTGAAAAGGTCAAaagagaagaagaaagaaaaattagaTCACTGAATAGATAGTTCAGAAACCAGCCAGTCAACTCATCAAAGGATCAAACCATAATGGCATAAAAGAGGAGGATAAAACATAGTCGACATAGATCTCCAGTGAACCTTATTTTGGATCTACTTGTTTAGAAAAACAGTTGCAATTCAGGAGCACATCATCCACCCCCACGCTAATCTGCCATCTCATGTATTACATATTCGTCAAATAAATCCATTTCCATCTACTGAATTTGGCGTGCAAAACACAAATTCATTCAAATTTTATGGCAGTTTCGAGAAGAAAATCATATTAGAGGCAGCAAAGATAAACTTTATGATTTCTAATTAATGGCATGTCCTCTTCCAGTTCGACTACCAAATTTGCATTTGTTGATCTTCGAAAAAGAAGATAAAAAATGTACAGACACTCTGCAAAACTAGAAGTCAGATACCATAATAGACACGATACAATAACCTTAAGTGCAAGTTAAATTTGCCCACACCATGAAACTCACCTTAAATCCATCATTAAAGGAATAAATTCAGAGAAGTTATTGTTCGAATTAGCAATAATTGGGGATTGAAAGAATAAGAATCTGCTATGCATATTCATTTTAATTTGTGGTCACAGCATATGATAGAACAAATTTGCCTGACGCGTTGTTTTTACCAAGTTTAGTTATCAtatgcacgtgcaagagttacaaaaaataagaatatattACAATTTCCACTTTGCTGATTGACGCTGCcagctatttttaaatttttttaaaaaaaatgaattattaaCCAAGATAGAACAAAGAACTTGAGGCAAACAACACTTAAGCACCAAATGTAGTTCAAAAGGCAAAGCATCAACCACGTCACAGTTAAGATGATACTCTATCATGCCATCAATTTCTGAGATAGTTAATGCCCCCCTGCTTTAATCATCAATATACCAAGAAAATTTATTGACACGCCAACTACTACTAAGATTCATCAGAGACGCGTGTCTGTACCTAAATAAAGGTTGATTTTAACTGCTTGACCAATGCTTGGACTCCATTCTTCAACGTGTAGTTTCTGGGCTAGATTTCCAGCCTCGTAAAATTCCAAGAAAAACATGTAGTTTGGCGGTCTTGCATGCGCCGCCACCAACTTTAATATTCCAGGATGATCTACCTTGCTTCAGCAATCATATCCCAAGAAAAAATTATAGTGCGCCAAAAATATTGTTTCTAAATACAAATGAGCATTACATGATAATCACAAAGACTATCAAATTCACTCTACACAAAGGATTCTAATTTTATCCACGGGAGCTGAATTCCACTCAATCGCATGCATTCATCTGTATAACCAAATCTTGCAATATTTGTGAGTTTAAAAAGTTGTAGACGGTAAATCTAACAAGATAACCAAGGTCTGTCATAATGGAGGCAAAAATGCTAGAAGTGACAAGACCAAGCAAAACTACATATAGAAAGGAATTGTGTTTAGGGAATTGACCTCGAAACATGCTGATACCGCAATACCGCGACCCAGAAGCTCAAGAAAGAAAAATATGCCAACAGTAGTTTTAAGCTCATACAATATTCGGAATTTTTTTCCCATAACCTGGTGTTTTCCCGATAAATATCataagaagaaagaaaaataaccAGAGTATTTGCAATTCTTTGTGGAATTTGTCGAGGTCGTCGGAAGTGGATAAAATCGGTTTCTTCACGGCCACTTTCGTACCATCAAGAACGGCTCCGTAAACCACACTCTCCGCCCCTTGAAACCAAAAATCCAGAAAATCCCAGTTGATATTTAAGCAAAAAGTATACTCATAGCTGATATACGAATATACGATCCTCGAAAAAATAATGTTGCGTGGATTATTTCCACACATACCTCGGGCAATTGGGGAAGCAATGGAGTAAGAAGAAGGGCGGAGATGAAGAGGGATCGTCTGACTGTGGCAGCAACCTCGAATACAATTGTTTGGTTCCATAATTTCcaataccattttctttaatctatGTTTCTTGAGGGATCACCAGGACGTAGAAATGGAAGCCAGTGAATTTCTTGAATTAGCTACACCACACAATACGCCATAAAACAGAAACTGGAATTATCCCCCGAAAAATTCATAATCCAGTTATCCCAATTTGGAAACGGAACCGAAATAGCTGTGATTTTAGTCGGTGAACAAGATCGAAATCAAGCCAAAATGGAACAATATTTTTTCGATGGAACATATTGTATATGACTTATCTAATATGTTTTAATTGACTGATATGgtttatatgatattatatcaACTACCATGGTTtaccaaaaataaataataatcgtCGTCTCACACTCTAGTAAACTAcatgatgatatatttttatctttataattttatttatgtcATGTCCTCATTATGTCGCGTATAATTTACTCCTTGTGCATTGTTCGTAGCGGCAAGCTCTTCAAGGGTTTTGGCGCCATGTTCAGATGGACAATTCCGTAAGATTAAGTTAAATGTGatgttgcatatttttttgCACCATGTTTTTCTGAATGTGTTTATTTCGATCTATAGCAAGAGTTGGCAATGACTGATAAATAGTTTTATATGAATTAAAAAGTGGTAAAGCAACATCTGATAAATGTGCATAATCATCACAACCATGATTTATTAAGAAACTAAGAACATAAAGAAGACATGGGAGTACACCAAAAGATACTAAAACCACTTCACATTTCAACTTTTCTCTAACATTACATACACATCTGGTTATCTAATCTCATCTGTACTATCCTCTACATCTCATTTCATTGGCATCAAATATATTGGAGAGAAAAAAATAAGGGAATGATTTCACAGCAAATGGCTACAGCTTCGAAAAATGGCTAACACCTTCGCGTCTGAGCCTATAATTCTTGGTTCTTGGAGATGTTTTCCAGGCAACAGCCGAGTAGTTGGATCGCATTTCATTCATGCTTTGTGGTATGCACGAGAAGAAACTCCGTGCAGAAGTCTGATGAACCCCAAGAAACTGAGATTTCCATCTGAGTGTCGAATCCAGTCCTGCAGAACCACATGGACAGGTACGGATGGACCAAGTCCAAGCTCCTGTCAAAAGGCGATAGAGACATGAGAATTTGTAACATCGTCGATTAACTATTGAACCAATCTAAACAGGGGCGGATCCAGAAATTAGGGAGATAGGGGAAAATGGAACAGACATGGCAGGCTACATGGATTTTGAGGAGCAAAACTtgcaattttataaaaattagatacaaaatttcaaaaaaaattctgaAATGAGGGGAGGATTGTCACCCTCATCCCCAAGCTGGACTCCCCCCTGTATATAAAGTCTTGAAACAACGATACAGGAAGATCTTTATAATTTAAAGAAGGCTAATTTAGTCCCTAATTTGTTTCAAGCAGAGGTAAGGGCATAGAACAAAGGGAGGAATACCGGGGCAAGTTCCTCTATCTTTATGGGCCTGTTTCCATCCTTCTCAAACAATTCATAGGCAAGGCGTGCGTGTTGCTCCCAGgtttccattccttccagctGATGTACACTTGTGGCTGCTGCACAAAATTCTTCAAGATCCAATTTCCCAAATTGAAGAGAACTCACCTGATTgacacatgaaaatatgatttaacCATTGTCATCACCAGTATAATATCAAGTCTTGTAACTATATATGATATGTCAAAAATCCATGACAGAACTAACGTTTGAAAGAGAAATGAGTTACCAAGAGTATTACCATATTGACATAATCCAGAACCCGTGAGTCCTTCATTGCATCGGTGGAGATCTTTGACATAGCCTGCGACCAAAGTAATAAAATCAGCGAAGTAAGATAAGatgattaaaaatactaaaaacagATACAGAGGGCGGCGAGAGAGAGATGACCGTTTTAAAGTTCTGTGGGTATATGAATCCGCTTTTACCCGGTCCTAGCAATTGGAACTGTTCCCTTAGATAGGTTAACTGAGGTACCGACAACGTTCTTGCAAGTGCCTGTTTCAAGAACAGGTTTCTTAGTAAATCATATCTGCAACGAGTACCATTTTCACTGAAGATAAACTTGAAATGAAAAAAGATGGTACAAGAGACACAAATTGTCCAAGGAATTGACagaaaatatcataattaataGATTACCAGTGAAAGTTATTTCTTATTACAGTCAAAATATACATACCCTTAAAGCTGTCTTTCTCAGAGAAGAGGAACATGTATAAGCTTTTACTAGCTTATACACAATCATATCCAGCGGGATGTTCATAGTGTGATTGCCAGCTAGCCATGGATGACCTATAAATCAAAAACTTCATCAACATATTTGGGTACCAAGTTATTCCACTAGATTTTCTTGGTGGACTCGCTGGAAAGACCAGTTTAGAAATCCCATTTTGGATAAAACAGAATCCATTATAAATATTTCCACCCGACTTACAAAGAGCCTGAGCTGCTGTTAGCCTTTTCCGGTAATCTTTGTTCAATAACCTCTTCACGAAATCTACGGCATTAGAGGACAGAGAAGGCCATGGATCTTCATCAAAGCTGGGGTCAGCCTTTAGAACATCGCGGAAGATTCCAGACTCTGTCCTTGACCAGAACGGTCTGCTTCCGCAAAGAAGAATATACGCGATTACACCGATACTCCACATATCGGCTTCCGTTCCATATGATCTATGCAAAACTTCGGGCGCCACGTAGTAAGCACTTCCAACAATATCATTCAATCGTTCATCTAAATTATCAATCCATCTAGATTAACACCACAAAAACATTGAAAAGAACACAAAAAAAAGTATTTCATACCAATAAACTCAACCTGGCTTTACATAATCGGACAGTCCAAAATCGATGGCTTTCAGAGTGGAATGCTCGTCATTTGATGTGAATAGAAAATTCTGAGACAatgtaaaattttcattttagttGTATCTAGTTATCATATTCTCCACAAAAGCAGGAAAAAATATTCATGAAGCGTATACATTGAATTGTACGAGTGCTTGTGTTTTAGCTGATATATATTTCCTGGAAAATGGAAAACCGACAATTGCACAGACAAGCTATCAGACTATCTAAATGATAATCATGGCATTCGTGGAAGAAATATTATAAGTTCAAAGATCAGTTGATTAATTAAAGACACTCGAAGAATATTTGTGCAATATAAGTTAAAGTTCACCAAATAAAGGAAGCTCCTGTTAGAGTAGTCCATAAATCAAAGAATATTTTCGAACATATTTCACCTATATAAAGAGGTGATGGTTGTAATGCAAACTAGTAGAGATTAATAGAGTTCTAGCAGTCAGATGTGAATGTAGACCTTTTATGGCACAACCACGCTAATCATTAGTTATACCGCATTCAttcattgatgtatttttacTACTTTAGAATATAGCCCTTACCAGAACTATGACTAAAGAAAATAAGACCAGAGTTCTCAATACATGGCTTGATGCGGCAAAACTAATAGATTGATTAAACGGAATAACTTTCCTTCAGGAGTGGGCAAATGAGactatttaatgaaataaaggTATTGCACTATGATATATTTGCTAGAAAAAGGCTTGTATAATAGTGTGTGACAGTAGATGTACCTCGGGTTTTAGGTCACGGTGAACCACACCTTGGAGATGACAATATGCAACCACGCTTAAAATCTGTACCATGACCATTTTAGCATCTTCTTCCGAGTATTTGCCACCCCTTGATCAAACAAACGGAAAATTACATAAAAGACCAAGAATGAAGAGAGACTCATAAAAATGGAAAGGAAAAGGAATTAAGCTTTACCTAGCAAGAATTTTATCCAGTAATTCTCCTCCTTCACATAACCTGCGGTGAGGAAAAAATTTTAGGAGGTcaatattcagattttagaTAGGCCGTGGCCGAGGTTCAGAGGGGATTTGAAACATGGCAGTTGAATGAGACCACAAAATGCCACGAAAAAGTAAGATTATATATCTCTCAGTGTCTAAAATATACTTGAGAAGATCGTttcttataaataaataaataaatatatacttGAGAAGAGCCTTAGCTTTGCCACCAAGTTAATTGATGTTAACAATCCAAACTTACTCCATTACAACATAGACATTTTCTTCATCCTCGAAGGCATCATAGAATTGTACTAAGTTCTTATGTCCTGTCAGTGCACGGAGTATCTTTACTTCTCTTCTGACGTCCTCTATGGCAATAGCTGTTGTCATCTGCAAAATAATATTTAGAAGATTTGGTCAATAAATAAGAGCTTCAACT is a window encoding:
- the LOC142552043 gene encoding protein kinase and PP2C-like domain-containing protein isoform X4; translated protein: MVLEIMEPNNCIRGCCHSQTIPLHLRPSSYSIASPIARGAESVVYGAVLDGTKVAVKKPILSTSDDLDKFHKELQILCKVDHPGILKLVAAHARPPNYMFFLEFYEAGNLAQKLHVEEWSPSIGQAVKINLYLAKALQYLHNLGIVHRDVKPANILCSVQLDENFHPHLADFGLAEHKNNLKQVSAADWKSGKPTGGFHKRNMVGTLIYMAPEVLRKEIHTEKSDVYSFGITINELLTGVIPYTDLRAEAQAHTVLEMNYTGQQLTAAVVSEGLRPVLATPESGASTKFISLIQRCWDADPQKRPSFNEIVSELDVMFEREKGVNKDDAFVNSRISCGHTHETTMQSYQEPINWFAHGKGFSPSDLLTSHNVRGTWFHSSNNSLVYHPVLSWGSFSTCGRRETMEDSHFLIPNFCNEKDVHFFGIFDGHRGAAAAEFSAGALPEFLRTQISACSPSKALVEAFVRTDIVFRNEINSQRKLTGVIQKDFHPGCTAVTALIVKNKLFVANAGDCRVILCRTGNPYALTRDHVASCLEERERVISAGGEVKWQLDTWRVGPAALQVTRSIGDDDLKPYVTAEPEVDETLLSAEDEYVVMASDGLWDVMRNTDVVSIIRDTVKEAGMCAKRLATEAAARGSKDNITVIVVFLRPVSTAERIY
- the LOC142552043 gene encoding protein kinase and PP2C-like domain-containing protein isoform X7; translated protein: MVLEIMEPNNCIRGCCHSQTIPLHLRPSSYSIASPIARGAESVVYGAVLDGTKVAVKKPILSTSDDLDKFHKELQILCKVDHPGILKLVAAHARPPNYMFFLEFYEAGNLAQKLHVEEWSPSIGQAVKINLYLAKALQYLHNLGIVHRDVKPANILCSVQLDENFHPHLADFGLAEHKNNLKQVSAADWKSGKPTGGFHKRNMVGTLIYMAPEVLRKEIHTEKSDVYSFGITINELLTGVIPYTDLRAEAQVITYFFAFLYQEYWRKREINVVEGGEIKFYCLRCCEGENIVLKINDACTVMAHTVLEMNYTGQQLTAAVVSEGLRPVLATPESGASTKFISLIQRCWDADPQKRPSFNEIVSELDVMFEREKGVNKDDAFVNSRISCGHTHETTMQSYQEPINWFAHGKGFSPSDLLTSHNVRGTWFHSSNNSLVYHPVLSWGSFSTCGRRETMEDSHFLIPNFCNEKDVHFFGIFDGHRGAAAAEFSAGALPEFLRTQISACSPSKALVEAFVRTDIVFRNEINSQRKLTGVIQKDFHPGCTAVTALIVKNKLFVANAGDCRVILCRTGNPYALTRNSSVHLCKVCAFFFF